One genomic window of Coregonus clupeaformis isolate EN_2021a chromosome 12, ASM2061545v1, whole genome shotgun sequence includes the following:
- the LOC121578254 gene encoding red-sensitive opsin-like, which produces MAESWGNDAYAARRHNQETTRESSFTYTNSNNTKDPFEGPNYHIAPRWVYNVSTLWMIMVVILSVFTNGLVLVATAKFKKLQHPLNWILVNLAIADIGETLLASTISVINQIFGYFILGHPMCVFEGFTVSTCGIAALWSLAVISWERWVVVCKPFGSVKFDAKWAMGGIIFSWVWAAFWCAPPIFGWSRYWPHGLKTSCGPDVFGGNEDPGVKSYMIVLMITCCFLPLFVIIFCYIFVWLAIRAVAAQQKDSESTQKAEKEVSRMVVVMIIAYCVCWGPYTCFACFAAANPGYAFHPLAAAVPAYFAKSATIYNPVIYVFMNKQFRSCIMQLFGKAEDDGSEVSTSKTEVSSVAPA; this is translated from the exons ATGGCAGAGAGTTGGGGAAATGATGCTTATGCAGCCAGGCGACATAACCAAGAGACAACGAGAGAATCTTCTTTCACCTACACCAATAGCAATAACACCAAAG ATCCCTTTGAGGGCCCCAACTACCACATTGCTCCAAGATGGGTGTACAATGTCTCAACACTTTGGATGATCATGGTGGTCATCCTCTCAGTCTTCACCAATGGCCTGGTACTGGTGGCCACTGCAAAATTCAAGAAGCTCCAACACCCTCTCAACTGGATCTTGGTCAATCTTGCTATTGCTGACATTGGGGAGACACTTTTGGCTAGCACCATCAGCGTTATCAACCAGATTTTTGGCTACTTCATTCTGGGACACCCAATGTGTGTCTTTGAGGGATTCACTGTCTCCACTTGTG GTATCGCTGCTCTGTGGTCTCTGGCTGTCATCTCCTGGGAGAGATGGGTGGTGGTGTGCAAGCCCTTTGGAAGTGTCAAGTTTGATGCCAAATGGGCTATGGGAGGCATTATCTTCTCCTGGGTCTGGGCTGCTTTCTGGTGTGCTCCCCCCATCTTTGGCTGGAGCAG GTACTGGCCTCATGGCCTGAAGACTTCATGTGGACCTGATGTCTTCGGAGGCAATGAGGATCCTGGAGTCAAGTCCTACATGATAGTTCTCATGATTACGTGCTGCTTCCTCCCCCTGTTCGTGATCATCTTCTGCTACATCTTTGTTTGGCTGGCCATCCGTGCT GTTGCCGCACAGCAGAAAGACTCTGAGTCAACACAGAAAGCTGAGAAGGAAGTGTCCAGGATGGTTGTTGTCATGATTATAGCTTACTGTGTATGCTGGGGACCTTATACCTGCTTTGCCTGCTTTGCTGCGGCTAACCCTGGGTATGCTTTCCACCCTCTGGCTGCCGCAGTCCCTGCCTACTTTGCCAAGAGCGCCACCATCTACAATCCAGTTATATATGTCTTCATGAACAAACAG ttccGTTCTTGCATCATGCAGCTCTTTGGCAAGGCAGAAGATGATGGCTCTGAAGTGTCTACATCAAAAACAGAGGTTTCCTCTGTTGCACCCGCATAA
- the LOC121578671 gene encoding red-sensitive opsin-like: MITCCFLPLAVIIFCYISVWLTISEVAVQQKDSESTQKAEKEVSRMVVVMIITFCVCWGPYTCFACFAVANPGYAFHPLAAAMPAYFAKSPVIYVFMNKQFRSCIMQLFGKAEDDGSEVSK, encoded by the exons ATGATTACATGCTGCTTCCTCCCCCTGGCCGTGATCATCTTCTGCTACATTTCCGTGTGGCTGACCATCAGTG AGGTTGCCGTGCAGCAGAAAGATTCTGAGTCAACGCAGAAGGCTGAAAAGGAAGTGTCCAGGATGGTTGTTGTCATGATTATCACTTTCTGTGTATGCTGGGGACCTTATACCTGCTTTGCCTGCTTTGCTGTGGCTAACCCTGGGTATGCTTTCCACCCTCTGGCTGCTGCAATGCCTGCCTACTTTGCCAAAAGTCCAGTTATCTATGTCTTCATGAACAAACAG ttccgTTCTTGCATCATGCAGCTCTTTGGCAAGGCAGAAGATGATGGCTCTGAAGTGTCTAAATAA